DNA from Pseudoalteromonas marina:
GTCATCATGCGGTTAACCATGATTGACTCAACACCTTCTTCTTCCATACGCGCTTTAATGCTTGGGTCTAGGTATGGGTTATCTAGCTTAATGCTGTTGTCGCTGTCAAAAAAGAAAAACGCAGGTTGGCCTATGCTTTCGCCTTGGCTATTTACATATTTAGCGTCGAAGTAAGCATTTAAATCATCAGTCACATCGTAGTTAACTTTAAAGTTTACGTTGTAACGTTCAAACTCAGGTTGAATTTCTTCAAACTGACCTAGGTTAAAAAAGTCACAGTTGGCACATGAAAGGCCGTCAACATTGTCACCAATGTATAAATCGCGAGCGGTACTATCAGGGTTGAAGCTATTTGTGTAACCATTTTCTAATGCATAAACACCTGCGTTGTTGATCGCGTAGTAACCTGCGTTAGGTGTTAGTATTTTGTCTGGAAAGTCTGCGCTGTCTTTGTTTTCATCGGTTTGCGCCTGATTACGTAGGCTTCTGAACGATGTGCTTGTCCATGGGTGGTCTAGGGCATTTAACGACTCTTGTGAAGAATACTCTACTGCAAAAGCTGCATTACCACGATCATCATTAAAGTTTGAACCGTATGAAAAAGTCGCTTTTTTGTTGTTATAGCTATTTAGGTCGGCAAAGCCACGGGTTAGGCTTACATCTAAACCTTCAATATTATCTTTTAAAATAAAGTTAACCACACCCGTTACGGCGTCAGCACCATATACAGCAGAGGCGCCACCAGTAATAATTTCAACACGTTCAATCCATACGCTTGGAATTGTATTAGTGTCAACTGATTGAGAGCCCGCAGAGCTTGATACGTGACGTTTACCGTTTACAAGTACAAGTGTGCGGTCTGTTCCCATATTACGTAAATCAAGGATGTTTAAACCTGCAGTACCTATAAAACGACCAGAGTTAGCCATTGAATAAGTGCTACCCAGTGCAGGAAGGTTATTTAATGCTTCACCAATATTAACAGCGCCACTATTTACAAGTTGATCGCCACTAATTACGGTTACGGGTGCCGGTGCAATTGCGCCTTCACGTAATATGCGTGAGCCTGTTACTTCAACGCGTTCTATTTTTTTTGCTACTTGCTCATCTTGAGCTAATACTGTGCTACTCGCTGTTGCAGCAGCGGTTAGTAGTGCACATTTAATGCTGTTGGAAATTAAAGAATAATGTTTCATGAGTTCCCTAATGGGTGTTTGTTATGAAAAAATGCTTAACAAAATTGGCATAGTTAAATAGCAACATTGTCATCACATTTGGCTAAAGAACTAACGATTATTACACGCTCGTAAATAAGATTAAACCCTCTGAAAGCCTCTATATTGTTGTATTAAGGTTTGAAATTAATTTTATTTATAGTGTTTTAAGTTGTTACTTTTGTTTAAATTATGATGACAATAAGATGGGGTTTTTCTTGGTTGTTTACCTTTTTTGGTCGCGTTGTTTACATTGAGTTATTAATATTAAAATTGGCGCGGTATTTTTGATCTATTTGCTGTTTATTTGACTCGTCAAAATGATAGTTAAATTGCAGATGTAATTAACAGGTGTGTTTGTTAATTGTGCTATTAAGTTACTTAAATGTATATTTTTGCTGATTTAGCGAGCGGGGCGTTCAATGGTGTTATTAAAATAAATGTTTAAATTGAGTAAATTTCATCATCTTTATTAAATGTGTCGTTATTCATTTGTTGATCTAGATATATTCAATGTTAGTAAGATAGGTAGTTATTTGATTTTAACTTAATGATGACTATTACCAATAATAAGTTGTAAACCCCCTTTACAGCATATAAAGAGTGATTGCTGATTCGTTACTTTATTCTGTTTACTTGATACAATTTGTATTATCAGTTTTTTTTGGGCTTTTCATGAAATACACTTACCTCATTATTGTCATTTTATTTAGCTCGCTCAGTTATGCTAGCGAGACTATTGATCTAGAATTAAACATGAAAAACACAGGGCTTGCTTATAAAAAAGCGGTACAAGCTAGCCAGTTAACAGAGTTTAATACCGCAATTGATGAATTTATTAAGCTGGTGGAAGTAAGCAAAACGGCAAAGTTTTACAAGAAGCCCGAACAGTCGGTTAAGGGGCTTGATAAAGTGCTTACACAAGCAAGGCTTGCAAAAAAAGCGGCTAATCAGCAAGGGCTTACTGCTGCTAAAGTACCGCTTAAACGCATTGATGATTTACGAAAAAAATATCATAAACTACATGAGCCACCAGGCTTTTTTGAATTATTGTTTGGAAAGTAAGGAATAGTTATGGAAATTTCGGTTTCATTATTAGAAGGCCAAAAGCAAAGTGCTAAATTTGGTGATTTGGAAGTCATTAGCGATCAGAGTATTTCGGCTGGTGGTGGTGCAGAGCACCCAGAACCATTTGACTACTTTTTAGTGAGTATGGTTTTGTGTGCAGGGTTTTATGCGCGAAAATTTTGTGAGCAACGTGACATTTCTACAGAAGGTATGACACTTACACAAAACAACGAAAATGTAGATGAAAATGGTAAAAAGTTATTTTCAATCGAAATCAATTTGCCAGATGGTTTTCCTCAAAAGTATAAAAAAGCATTAATTGCGGCAGTAAATACATGTACTGTTAAAAAAGTAATTCAAGCTGTGCCTGAGTTTTCTGTTGTTGTAAAATAAATTCACCAATATGTAGGTAACTTTAACGAGTTACCTCTTTCATTTTAATACCCTTGCCTTGCCGCTCACCCTAAAATACGACGTTTTTAGATAGCTATAAACACAACAATTACGAGTTGTAATTTGGTGTGTTTTTTATTGGTTTTTCAATATGCGATGCTTTTATAAGCACTCTTGGTGGCTATTTAAACAAATAAATCAAAAAGTAATCACTTAGTTCAAAAATACTGGCTATTCATGTTTAGGCTGTTATAACTATAAACACAACAATAAAAATAGTTAAACATATTTACAGTAGATACTGAGGTATTTTATGAGCGACGCAATACAACAAGAACAAATAGATCAAGGGGTAATGGAGACCTTAAGAGAGCGCGACCATAGTGCCTTAGCACAGCAAGTTAACCATCTTGGCTGCGATAATAACGACATTATTGAGCTACTAGCTCATTATATGGCGTTGAGCGAGCAAGAAAATGATGAATTATTTGATGACTGGTACGATAATCTATCAAAAGACCAACATACTGTTTTAAAAGTATTTGAGGTATATAGAGGCCAATACGAACATCAAAATTAAATCTTTATTTAATTAATAGCTTGTATTGGTTGTGTACTAAGATTAATTGATAAAGATTATACGGCGGTTAATTTGAGTAAGAGTTAATACAAGTTAGCTTTTAACATTTTGTCGATAACATTACTTATATTACAGATAAGGGCGTGCTTTAAAGTGCTAAATTCAGAATCGATAAAAGCGAGAAACAATGTAAAGGTAATTGGTAGCGGCTCTAAAACATTGCTATTTGGACATGGATTTGGATGTGACCAAAACATGTGGCGTTTTTTAACTCCTTATTTAGAAAAGCAGTTTAAAATTGTACTGTTTGATTATGTGGGTTCAGGTAATTCAGACATATCTCAATACAACAAACAACGATACAAAAAACTAGAAGGTTATGCCTTAGATGTAATAGAGGTGTGCACAGAGTTAAATATATCGGATGTCGTATTTGTTGGCCATTCGGTAAGTGGAATGATAGGCGCGCTTGCGGCAGTTGAAAGGCCCGATTTAATTAGTAAATTAATTATGGTGTGTCCTTCTCCTTGCTTCTTAAATTTCCCGCCAGATTACCAAGGCGGGTTCGACAAAGAAGACCTGCAAGAATTGTTAAGCTTAATGGATAAAAATTATATTGGTTGGGCTGACTATTTAGCACCACTGGTTATAGGTAATACTAACTCAGCTGAGTTGATTGGCGAGCTTTCAGGTAGTTTTTGTTCAACTGATCCTGTCATAGCCAAAAATTTTGCAGAGGCGACCTTTTTTTCTGACTATCGTTTTTTACTCACAAAAATTATACAACCTACACTCATTTTACAAAGCGAAGATGATGCACTCGCTGATATTTCTGTTGGCCAGTACATTGAAAAGGAAATACAATCGAGTTCACTCATTGTTATAAGTGCACAAGGGCATTGCTTGCAAATGACTCACCCAGAGATTGTAAGTCAATCTATTATTGATTACGTAAAGCAATAAGCGTGAAATCCATTAAAACAGAAAACAAAAAAGCATCTTACTCAGCTGACTGTTTTCTCAGTGGTGCCTTGATCACAGATTCTAAAAATACGATTATTTATGTAAATAGCTATTTTGAGGAGCATCTTTATTGGAAAAGTGATGAACTAGTGGGTCAAAATATAAATAAAATTTTGACCAAATCATCAAGAATATTTTTTCAAAGTTATCTTATTCCTACCTTGCTTCACGAAAAAACATCCGAAGAAATGCAGCTAATTATTTTTAATGGACAAGGGATAAAAACCCCCATGACCATTAATGCTCAAATAAATGAAGAGGGGACGGTGTTTTGGAGCCTATTCAATTCATCAAAGCAGGATCAACTTTATGATGAGCTAATAAAAACACGAGAAAAACTAGAAGAGCAGGCTGAAGAGTTAAAGTCATTAGCTTCTACTGACGAGCTAACTAATTTGTTAAACAGAAGAGAAATGAATTACCGCAGTACATTACTGTTAGAACAATCGTTAAGATCAAAGCAGTCTGTAGCCTTGCTTGTTATAGATATAGATAATTTTAAATTAATTAATGATACTTTTGGCCACTTAGAAGGCGATCGTGTTTTAAAAGAGCTTGGGCAAGCACTAAAAAGTTTTGGACGACAAACCGATTTAATTTCCCGCTATGGTGGTGAAGAATTTTTAATCATGCTACCAGACACAGATAAAAAAGGCGCCTTACTATTTTGTAATAGATTGCATGCCATTATTGCGGACATATTAGTCGATAATAAGCCTGTGACTGTGAGTATAGGTATGACCATAAGTAATACAATAAACACATTTATAG
Protein-coding regions in this window:
- a CDS encoding diguanylate cyclase, whose amino-acid sequence is MKSIKTENKKASYSADCFLSGALITDSKNTIIYVNSYFEEHLYWKSDELVGQNINKILTKSSRIFFQSYLIPTLLHEKTSEEMQLIIFNGQGIKTPMTINAQINEEGTVFWSLFNSSKQDQLYDELIKTREKLEEQAEELKSLASTDELTNLLNRREMNYRSTLLLEQSLRSKQSVALLVIDIDNFKLINDTFGHLEGDRVLKELGQALKSFGRQTDLISRYGGEEFLIMLPDTDKKGALLFCNRLHAIIADILVDNKPVTVSIGMTISNTINTFIDLFTQADNAVYQAKSLGKNRTQLFGDDNTI
- a CDS encoding cytochrome b562; the encoded protein is MKYTYLIIVILFSSLSYASETIDLELNMKNTGLAYKKAVQASQLTEFNTAIDEFIKLVEVSKTAKFYKKPEQSVKGLDKVLTQARLAKKAANQQGLTAAKVPLKRIDDLRKKYHKLHEPPGFFELLFGK
- a CDS encoding alpha/beta fold hydrolase, which produces MLNSESIKARNNVKVIGSGSKTLLFGHGFGCDQNMWRFLTPYLEKQFKIVLFDYVGSGNSDISQYNKQRYKKLEGYALDVIEVCTELNISDVVFVGHSVSGMIGALAAVERPDLISKLIMVCPSPCFLNFPPDYQGGFDKEDLQELLSLMDKNYIGWADYLAPLVIGNTNSAELIGELSGSFCSTDPVIAKNFAEATFFSDYRFLLTKIIQPTLILQSEDDALADISVGQYIEKEIQSSSLIVISAQGHCLQMTHPEIVSQSIIDYVKQ
- a CDS encoding OsmC family protein, producing MEISVSLLEGQKQSAKFGDLEVISDQSISAGGGAEHPEPFDYFLVSMVLCAGFYARKFCEQRDISTEGMTLTQNNENVDENGKKLFSIEINLPDGFPQKYKKALIAAVNTCTVKKVIQAVPEFSVVVK